A region from the Rufibacter sp. DG15C genome encodes:
- a CDS encoding T9SS type A sorting domain-containing protein has translation MGSASGTASGQIEVALPLNITAGTGYRIRVVASNPTSNMMVLDNGSNLTIGTPPAKPSITSNSGICAGSTLTLTAGRITGATYAWTGPNGFSAAGQAVSIPNAETAASGIYTLTVSLNGCTNSNTTVVEVKPATANAGEDKVICPGQSVQLTASGGVSYLWSPSTTLDDRTSASPIASPTVTTIYTVSVTNANGCVRTDQVVVTVNPLPTLVIAPAAPAICAGASVQLQASGATTYSWSPTTGLDDPTSATPVATPAQTTTYTVTGTSATGCTNTKTVTVTVKPLPIANAGFDRSICSGQALVLGSAVTSTGTYLWEPATDLSSATVKTPTLTVINTSQTAITRAYKLTVTANGCTTTDEVRITINPAVPANAGPDVALCAGNSAQLNATGGTTYRWSPTTNLSDPNIANPFAFPTATTRYIVTVTNAEGCSRNDTVFVNVTPKPVLTVLPATPSICIGSSVQLQATGAATYTWSPATGLNDPTSATPIASPAVTTTYTVTGTSAAGCVSTKTVTVKVNPIPVANAGVDKVVCSRQPIVLGTAATTGYTYSWSPAIGLSNTRIANPTLTYPSDSNTPITLEYTVTATANGCSSTDVVKVTVNPAAYAGPDVTVCAGNGVQLQASGGLTYAWTPSTGLSNPSIANPIASPSATTTYTVTVTNENNVCIKTDQVKVTVNPLPNITASASASTICQGGSTTLTASGGVSYTWSPATGLSNASIANPIASPTETTTYTVTGTDAKGCSKTVQVTVTVTPGPVATIQASGSTAICQGSSVTLTASEGTSYLWSTNETTRSITVSTKGSYFVTVSNSEGCKTTSAATQVTLVAPPTVTLEAFATLCQDKSPFTLTGGSPTGGVYSGPGVSNNQFNARVAGPGSHTITYTYTDGNGCSNTATQPLTVSTCLGIEEDVMLATFKATPNPSSDVLNIETTVDTKTDILLQLVSLSGKVVKVDKVLGVKGNFKRQWAVQALAKGVYILHIKTATATLQQKIVIQ, from the coding sequence TTGGGTAGCGCATCAGGCACTGCTTCTGGCCAGATAGAGGTGGCTTTACCTCTAAATATTACGGCGGGCACAGGTTATCGCATTAGAGTGGTAGCCTCGAATCCTACCTCCAATATGATGGTCTTGGACAATGGGAGTAATCTTACCATTGGGACTCCTCCGGCAAAACCCTCCATCACGTCTAATTCGGGCATCTGCGCGGGCAGTACGCTTACCTTAACTGCGGGCAGAATTACTGGTGCCACTTATGCCTGGACCGGACCAAACGGATTTTCAGCTGCAGGCCAAGCAGTTTCCATTCCAAATGCTGAGACTGCAGCCAGCGGTATTTATACCCTTACCGTTTCTTTGAATGGCTGTACTAACTCTAACACCACGGTAGTAGAAGTAAAGCCAGCCACCGCTAACGCGGGAGAGGACAAGGTAATATGTCCAGGCCAGAGCGTACAACTGACGGCCAGCGGTGGAGTAAGCTATCTGTGGTCCCCATCCACCACTCTAGATGACCGTACTAGCGCCAGTCCTATTGCTTCACCAACCGTTACTACTATCTATACCGTTTCTGTCACTAATGCCAATGGCTGTGTGCGCACAGACCAAGTTGTAGTGACCGTCAACCCATTGCCTACTTTGGTCATAGCTCCTGCAGCCCCCGCGATTTGCGCGGGTGCCTCCGTGCAACTGCAGGCATCAGGGGCGACAACTTACTCATGGAGCCCAACTACAGGCTTAGATGACCCTACCAGCGCCACCCCAGTCGCTACGCCTGCGCAAACAACTACCTATACTGTAACTGGAACCTCAGCCACGGGCTGCACGAATACCAAAACAGTAACGGTTACTGTTAAGCCTTTGCCAATAGCCAACGCCGGCTTTGACCGAAGTATCTGCTCTGGCCAGGCATTAGTGCTGGGTTCAGCAGTTACCTCTACGGGCACATACTTATGGGAGCCTGCCACAGATTTGTCTAGTGCCACAGTCAAAACACCTACGCTTACCGTCATCAACACCAGCCAGACGGCTATCACCAGAGCATATAAGCTTACAGTGACTGCAAATGGCTGCACCACCACTGATGAAGTACGTATTACCATCAACCCAGCCGTTCCGGCCAATGCGGGCCCAGATGTGGCTCTTTGCGCAGGGAATAGTGCCCAGTTAAATGCCACCGGAGGCACTACCTATAGATGGAGCCCCACCACCAACCTTAGCGACCCTAACATTGCCAACCCATTCGCCTTCCCTACGGCTACTACGCGGTACATTGTCACCGTAACCAATGCTGAAGGTTGCAGCCGCAATGACACGGTTTTTGTGAATGTAACTCCTAAGCCTGTTTTGACGGTTTTACCCGCGACCCCTTCTATCTGCATAGGTTCTTCGGTGCAACTACAAGCCACTGGGGCAGCAACGTATACTTGGAGTCCGGCCACTGGCCTAAATGACCCTACCAGCGCTACTCCAATTGCCTCTCCAGCCGTCACAACTACATACACTGTGACCGGCACCTCGGCGGCGGGCTGCGTGTCTACCAAAACCGTCACAGTAAAAGTCAATCCAATTCCAGTGGCCAACGCCGGGGTAGACAAGGTGGTCTGCTCCCGTCAGCCTATTGTGTTAGGAACAGCTGCCACCACCGGCTATACCTATTCTTGGTCTCCAGCCATTGGCTTATCTAATACCCGCATTGCCAACCCAACGCTGACTTATCCAAGCGATAGCAATACACCCATCACCTTGGAATACACTGTCACTGCCACAGCCAATGGTTGCTCTTCTACAGACGTGGTAAAGGTGACGGTGAACCCAGCAGCCTATGCGGGGCCAGATGTGACGGTTTGTGCTGGAAACGGTGTCCAATTGCAAGCCAGCGGGGGTTTAACCTACGCTTGGACCCCAAGTACGGGATTAAGTAACCCTAGCATTGCCAACCCGATTGCGTCGCCCAGTGCCACCACCACCTATACCGTGACCGTCACCAATGAAAACAATGTTTGTATAAAAACAGACCAAGTTAAAGTGACTGTAAACCCATTGCCTAACATCACAGCTTCTGCTAGTGCTTCTACCATTTGCCAGGGCGGCTCTACTACTTTGACCGCATCTGGGGGGGTAAGCTATACTTGGTCGCCGGCTACAGGCTTGAGTAATGCCTCTATTGCCAACCCGATTGCCTCACCTACAGAAACCACCACCTATACGGTGACCGGTACAGACGCCAAAGGATGTTCCAAAACGGTTCAGGTGACTGTTACGGTGACGCCAGGTCCTGTGGCTACCATTCAAGCAAGTGGTTCCACTGCTATCTGCCAAGGCTCTAGTGTCACCCTCACTGCCTCTGAAGGTACTTCTTACCTATGGAGCACCAATGAAACGACTCGTTCCATTACCGTCTCTACAAAAGGATCTTATTTTGTTACCGTGAGTAATTCCGAAGGGTGCAAAACAACATCAGCTGCTACGCAAGTTACACTTGTGGCACCGCCAACTGTAACGTTAGAGGCCTTTGCCACGCTTTGTCAAGATAAAAGTCCTTTTACCTTAACAGGAGGTTCTCCAACAGGAGGTGTCTATAGTGGGCCAGGGGTCAGCAACAATCAGTTCAATGCAAGGGTAGCCGGACCTGGTTCGCACACCATTACGTACACCTATACAGATGGGAACGGTTGTTCTAATACTGCCACTCAGCCATTAACTGTAAGTACCTGTTTGGGCATTGAGGAAGACGTAATGCTGGCTACCTTCAAAGCCACGCCTAACCCCAGCTCAGACGTCCTGAATATTGAAACCACCGTTGATACTAAAACAGATATACTCTTACAATTGGTAAGCCTTAGCGGCAAGGTGGTTAAGGTAGACAAGGTCTTAGGAGTCAAAGGCAACTTCAAGCGCCAATGGGCTGTCCAGGCTCTTGCCAAGGGAGTGTACATCTTGCATATAAAAACAGCCACTGCCACACTTCAACAGAAGATAGTGATACAATAA